The proteins below come from a single Triticum aestivum cultivar Chinese Spring chromosome 5D, IWGSC CS RefSeq v2.1, whole genome shotgun sequence genomic window:
- the LOC123123359 gene encoding G-type lectin S-receptor-like serine/threonine-protein kinase SD2-5, with protein sequence MGSASFFFVVLAAAASSLAVQGRDYDYNPDARLGINNNASLATRWINNNVSLSDNKYADGTTVRPIVLRSTRVGGRFQGWSFGAGFFCASPCDFFVFSVFIATNGGAYENGESPPLTSSGPQVVWSASRASPVRENATIELTRHGDLVLRDADGRTVWSSGTSGKSVAGMEITKHGNLVMFDQKNAIVWQSFDHPTDSLVPGQSLTEGMRLTANTSATNSTENQFYVTVLRDGLYGYVESTPPQLYFSYPPVKSNKTVTDPTKVTFQNGNLSIILEAPKKPYHDSQITVFYYGIVDYLMLPLSQFSQYMRLESDGHLRLYQWSDNENRWTTSDVMEISRNCDFLTPCGREYEISGDCAYPTVCGAYGICTNAQCTCPPEGTTSSNYFKPVDDRKANLGCTPLSPISCQDMQHHELLMLTDVSYFDQSHAIVNLTNRNDCKQACLKNCSCRAVIFRYGQEDSNDECFWVTKVFSLQSIKPEAAHYNSTAYLKVQLSPSNSSSAPSPNKRKVMLAITLPTTSILVSLLIVAILYLQRKRKYEDSDEDSEFDQLSSGMPTRFSFEKLRECTEGFSKILGGGGFGSVFEGKLDEETVAVKRLEGARQGKKEFLAEVETIGSIEHINLIKFIGFCAEKSQRLLVYEYMSRGSLDRWIYNRRNNGRLDWSTQCKIILDIAKGLCYLHEGCRRKIAHLDIKPENILLDENFNAKVADFGLSKLIDRDQSKVMTMMRGTPGYLAPEWLTSHITEKVDVYSFGVVILEIISGRKSIDRSRPEEDVHIIYLLREKAQNDQWIDLIVDNNSDDMVAGQEEVIQMMKLAMWCLQNDSSHRPSMSMVIKVLEGAISVESHIIQSFLNANSVMSVQDNQYLYSVREASILSGPR encoded by the coding sequence ATGGGTTCTGCCAGTTTCTTCTTCGTCGTGCTCGCAGCTGCAGCATCATCTCTGGCCGTGCAGGGCCGCGACTATGACTACAACCCGGATGCAAGACTGGGGATCAATAACAACGCCTCCCTCGCAACACGGTGGATCAACAACAACGTCTCCCTATCAGACAACAAGTACGCCGACGGCACAACCGTGCGCCCCATCGTCCTCCGTTCGACGAGGGTTGGCGGGCGCTTTCAGGGGTGGTCTTTTGGTGCAGGGTTCTTCTGCGCCTCCCCTTGCGACTTCTTCGTCTTCTCCGTCTTCATTGCAACCAACGGCGGGGCCTATGAGAATGGAGAATCACCACCACTTACCTCGTCGGGACCACAGGTTGTCTGGTCAGCCAGCAGGGCTAGCCCTGTCAGGGAGAACGCCACCATTGAGCTTACTAGGCATGGCGACCTGGTCCTCCGTGATGCTGATGGGAGGACGGTCTGGTCAAGTGGCACTTCAGGAAAATCCGTGGCTGGCATGGAGATCACGAAGCACGGCAACCTGGTGATGTTTGATCAGAAGAATGCCATCGTGTGGCAGTCATTTGACCATCCGACTGATTCATTGGTACCCGGGCAATCACTTACGGAAGGTATGAGGCTCACAGCTAATACATCTGCAACAAATTCGACTGAGAATCAGTTTTATGTGACTGTACTCCGAGATGGATTATACGGTTATGTCGAATCCACACCACCACAACTCTACTTCTCATATCCACCGGTGAAAAGTAATAAGACTGTAACTGATCCAACAAAAGTTACATTCCAGAATGGCAACCTTAGTATCATTTTAGAAGCACCGAAAAAACCTtatcatgactcacagattaccgTTTTCTACTATGGTATTGTTGATTATCTCATGCTGCCACTATCCCAGTTCAGTCAGTATATGAGATTAGAGTCTGATGGGCACCTAAGGCTGTATCAATGGTCTGATAATGAAAATAGGTGGACTACGTCTGATGTAATGGAGATCTCTCGTAATTGTGATTTCCTAACACCGTGCGGGAGGGAGTACGAGATCTCTGGTGATTGTGCTTACCCAACAGTGTGCGGGGCGTACGGGATATGCACAAATGCACAGTGCACATGTCCTCCTGAGGGTACTACTAGTTCGAACTACTTCAAGCCAGTGGATGACCGGAAAGCAAATCTTGGTTGTACGCCACTGAGTCCGATCTCTTGTCAGGACATGCAACACCATGAGCTCTTAATGCTTACAGATGTTTCCTATTTTGATCAGAGCCACGCCATTGTGAATTTAACAAACAGAAATGATTGTAAGCAAGCCTGTTTGAAGAACTGCTCCTGCAGGGCTGTTATTTTCAGGTATGGCCAGGAAGATTCCAATGATGAATGTTTCTGGGTAACAAAGGTTTTCTCATTGCAATCAATAAAGCCTGAAGCTGCTCATTACAACTCCACTGCTTATCTCAAGGTGCAGCTTAGCCCTTCAAACTCCAGTTCTGCTCCTTCTCCAAACAAAAGGAAGGTCATGTTAGCCATTACACTTCCAACAACAAGTATTCTTGTATCACTTCTCATTGTTGCCATTCTTTATCTGCAAAGGAAGAGGAAGTATGAAGACAGCGATGAAGACTCTGAATTTGATCAATTATCATCAGGAATGCCAACGAGGTTTTCTTTTGAGAAGTTGAGAGAATGCACCGAAGGTTTCAGTAAAATACTCGGGGGAGGTGgatttggttctgtttttgaaggGAAACTCGATGAAGAGACAGTTGCAGTGAAACGTTTGGAAGGAGCTAGGCAAGGAAAGAAAGAATTCTTGGCAGAGGTTGAAACTATTGGCAGCATTGAACACATCAATCTCATAAAGTTTATTGGTTTCTGTGCAGAGAAATCTCAGAGGCTTCTGGTATATGAATATATGTCAAGAGGGTCGCTTGATAGGTGGATCTATAACCGCCGTAATAATGGCCGTCTAGACTGGTCCACCCAGTGCAAGATTATTCTAGATATTGCAAAGGGCCTATGCTATCTTCACGAAGGGTGCAGACGAAAAATTGCTCATTTGGACATCAAACCAGAAAATATTCTCTTAGACGAGAACTTCAATGCCAAAGTGGCTGATTTTGGACTATCCAAGTTAATAGACAGGGACCAAAGCAAGGTAATGACAATGATGAGAGGAACACCTGGGTATCTGGCACCAGAATGGTTAACATCGCATATCACTGAAAAAGTCGATGTGTACAGCTTTGGTGTTGTTATCTTGGAAATAATAAGTGGAAGAAAAAGTATTGACCGTTCTCGGCCTGAGGAGGATGTTCATATTATTTACTTATTACGAGAAAAGGCTCAAAATGATCAGTGGATTGATCTGATTGTCGATAATAATAGTGATGATATGGTCGCAGGCCAGGAGGAAGTGATCCAAATGATGAAGCTTGCAATGTGGTGCTTGCAGAATGATAGCAGCCATAGGCCTTCCATGTCAATGGTGATCAAGGTGTTGGAAGGTGCTATAAGCGTTGAAAGTCACATAATTCAGAGCTTTCTCAATGCAAACTCAGTCATGTCTGTTCAAGATAATCAATACCTATACTCGGTTCGTGAAGCATCTATCTTATCTGGCCCACGGTGA